In one Candidatus Planktophila versatilis genomic region, the following are encoded:
- the tyrS gene encoding tyrosine--tRNA ligase: protein MTYDLLDDLKWRGLIAQTTDEVELRKALAKPITLYVGFDPTAPSIHVGNLVVLFVLRRFQLAGHNPLPLVGGATGLVGDPSGKNEERTLNTTEVVGQWVDRIKGQLSKFMDFESSKNPAVMVNNLDWTAPMSAIEFLRDIGKHFSVNQMLNKDAVSSRLEKDGISYTEFSYQVLQSMDYLELYKRYNCTLQIGGSDQWGNITAGLDLIRRVESASAHALTVPLLTKADGTKFGKTAGGSVWLDPEMTSPYSFFQYWLNSDDKDVINFLKVFSFKSRTEIEALESAHTANPGAREAHRVLARELTSLVHSPEIAERVEEAARALFGQGDLASLDESTLASALAELPHTRIEKGAEIPTWVDLLVATGVVDSKSAARRIVKEGGAYLNNEKVVGEDFRLQKTDFLCGKYAVLRKGKRDLAAVELG from the coding sequence GTGACCTACGATTTGCTAGATGACCTTAAGTGGCGTGGTCTCATTGCGCAGACAACAGATGAGGTCGAGCTGCGTAAGGCGCTAGCCAAGCCAATCACGCTCTATGTGGGCTTTGATCCGACGGCGCCGAGCATCCATGTGGGAAACCTAGTTGTTCTCTTTGTTCTACGCCGCTTTCAACTAGCTGGCCACAACCCGCTTCCGCTGGTTGGGGGAGCCACTGGCTTGGTGGGTGATCCCAGCGGTAAAAATGAAGAACGCACGCTGAATACAACTGAAGTTGTAGGGCAGTGGGTCGATCGTATAAAGGGGCAGCTTTCAAAGTTCATGGACTTTGAGTCCAGTAAGAATCCGGCGGTGATGGTCAATAACCTGGACTGGACTGCGCCCATGTCGGCCATTGAGTTCTTACGCGACATTGGGAAGCACTTTAGCGTTAATCAAATGTTGAATAAGGACGCGGTTTCATCTCGACTTGAAAAAGATGGCATTTCTTACACTGAGTTTTCATATCAAGTTCTCCAGTCGATGGATTACTTAGAACTTTACAAGCGCTATAACTGCACACTGCAAATAGGTGGCTCTGATCAATGGGGAAATATCACCGCTGGTCTAGATCTCATTCGACGTGTTGAAAGTGCAAGTGCCCATGCACTGACCGTGCCACTACTGACAAAAGCTGATGGAACTAAATTTGGCAAGACAGCCGGCGGAAGTGTGTGGCTCGATCCAGAGATGACCTCGCCATATTCCTTCTTCCAGTACTGGTTGAATTCAGATGATAAAGATGTCATCAACTTCCTTAAGGTATTTTCATTTAAATCACGCACCGAGATAGAAGCACTCGAATCAGCACATACCGCCAACCCTGGTGCACGCGAAGCTCATCGAGTACTTGCTAGAGAACTCACCTCACTTGTACATAGCCCAGAGATTGCAGAACGTGTTGAAGAAGCTGCGCGCGCACTCTTCGGCCAAGGTGATCTTGCATCACTGGATGAATCAACTTTGGCATCAGCTTTGGCTGAACTTCCACATACGCGAATTGAAAAGGGAGCTGAGATACCCACTTGGGTGGATTTGTTGGTTGCCACCGGTGTGGTTGATTCAAAATCTGCTGCTCGTCGGATCGTTAAAGAAGGTGGCGCATATCTCAATAATGAGAAGGTGGTTGGCGAAGATTTCCGTCTTCAAAAAACTGACTTTTTATGCGGAAAATATGCAGTTTTGCGTAAAGGCAAGCGAGACCTGGCGGCGGTAGAGCTCGGATAG